CTGGTGCCAGCGGAAGGCCGAGCCCTCCTCGGGCCGCTTGAAGTTGAGCTTGTCGGTCCACAGCGCCACGCGCTCGGCGCCGACCAGGCCGCACATCGGCTCGACGAGGCGGGGATCCGCGACGAGGTGCTCGAAGACGGGGTCGAGGTGATGGAAGGGCTCGACCACGCGCAGGGCCGGCGTGCCGCCGTGCCCCTTGGGACCGGAGCCGGGTCCGTGCTCGTACTGCACCGTCATGTCTCCGGCGTCGGCGTAGCGGTTGCCGTCGACCTCGTAGGCGCGGCCCTCGCTGGCGGCGATCCGGGCCGCGACGACGGCTACGCGCTCGGCGGCGGCGCGCAGCGTCTCGACCTCCTGTCCGGAGAAGACGCGCGCGCGCAGGAAGAACCCGTCGCGCTCCCAGGAGCCTCGCTCGTCGTCGCGCAGCGCGAAGCCGTCGCTCACGGGAACTCCGCCGTTGCCTTCTCGACGGCGGCGCGCAGCTCCGCGTAGTCGCGGGTCACCGGGAACCGGGGGAACTCGCGGATCACGTTGTCGGGCGGGCGGAACAGGATGCCGGCGTCGGCCTCGGCCAGCATGGCGGTGTCGTTGTAGGAGTCGCCGGCCGCGACCACGCGGAAGCGCAGGCCATGGAGGGCCCGCACCGCCTCGCGCTTCTGGTCGGGCTGGCGGAGCCGGTAGTCCGCGATGCGGCCGTCCTCCGCCACGACCAGCCGGTGGCAGAGCAGGGTGGGCCAGCCGAGCGCCCGCATGAGCGGCCGGGCGAACTCGTAGAAGGTGTCGGACAGGATCAACACCTGGAGCCGCTCGCGCGCCCAGTCGAGGAAGTCGCGCGCGCCGGGCAGGGGCCCGAGCGCGTCGATCACGGCCTGGATGTCGGGGAGTCCCAGGCCCTCGCGCTCGAGGATCGCGAGGCGGCGGCGCATCAGCTTGTCGTAGTCGGGCTCGTCACGGGTGGTGACGCGCAGCTCGGCGATTCCCGTGCGCTCGGCGACGCCGATCCAGATCTCCGGGACGAGGACGCCCTCGAGGTCGAGGCAGAGCACGTGCACGGGAGCGGTGTACCTCCGGGGGGCGAGCGGCCGCGAATCATAACGCGGGGGAGGCGGGTGGCCTCTTGCGTCCGCGGGATGGGGGGCGACCCGTGCGGGCCTTCGATAGCCTTGCCCCGTGTTCCACCTGGCACCGGGGGGCGCTCGGGTCGGCCCCCGCGGCGTGCCCCGCTCGGCACCTCCCCCTCCCGGCCTCCTCTCGGCGCTGGCGCTGGCGCTCGCGCTCGTGTGCGCCTGCGGGAGCGAGGAACCGGCGGCCGGCGCGTCGGGCGGGCCCGGGCCGCGTCCGCCCGCCGTCGAGGTGGTGACGCTGCGCCCCGAGCCGTTCCAGGAGACGGCCGCGCTGCTCGGAGAGCTGCAGGCCGACGAGTGGGTGGTACTGAAGCCCGAGATCGCGGGCGTGGTCGAGACCGTGGGCTTCCGCGAGGGCGAGGCGGTGGAGCAGGGCGCGGTGCTCTTCCAGCTGCGGGACGACGAGCAGGCGGCCCGTCTCGACGAGGCGATCGCCGAGCGCGCGCTCGCCGAGGACGAGTTCCAGCGCACCCGGCGGCTCGCCAGCGAGAACGTCGCCGCCGAGATCCAGCTCGAGCGCGACCGCGCCGAGCTCGCCGTCGCGCGCGCCCGCGAGGAACGCTACCGCGCCGAGCTCGAGCGCACGCGGGTCCGCGCGCCCTTCGACGGCCGGGTGGGCGCGCGCCTGGTGTCGCCCGGCGCGCGCGTGACGCCTGGCGACGAGCTGGTCCGGATCGACGCCGTCGATCCGATGGAGCTCGTCTTCACGATCCCCGAGGCGGTGCTGCCGCAGGTCCGGACCGGCGCCGGCTTCGAGCTCGAGGTGGCCGCGTACCCGGGGCGCCGCTTCCCGGGAACGATCTCGTTCGTCGCGCCGACCGTGGACAGCGCGAACCGGCGGATCCTGGTCAAGGGCCGCGTGCCGAACACCGAGCACCTGCTGCTGCCCGGGATGTTCGCGACCGTGCAGGCGCAGCTCGGCGTGCGCGAGGCGTTCCTAGTGCCGGAGGAGGCGGTCGTCAGCGATCCGGAGGGCTTCTACGTCTGGCGCATCGACAGCGACGACGGCGCCGAGCGCGTGCCCGTCGAGCTCGGCGGCCGCGCGGACGCGCGCGTCGAGATCAAGGCCGGGCTGCGCCCGGGCGACCGCATCGTCACGGCCGGCGTCCACAAGGTGCGCGCGGGCGAGAAGGTGACGCCGGTGGCCGCCAGCGGCGGGCCGGCCGCGCCGCGCGCCGCGGCGGGCGCGCCGGGCGGGGCCTGAACGCGTGCGGCTCTCCGAGATCTGCGTCGAGCGCCCGGTCTTCGCGAGCGTGCTCTCGATCCTGATCACGCTGCTCGGGGGGATCGCGCTCTGGCGCCTGCCCAACCGCGAGCTGCCCGACGTCGACGCCCCGGTCGTGTCGGTCACGACCGTCTACCCGGGCGCGGCATCCGAGGTCGTCGAGGCGTCGGTGACGGAGCCGCTCGAGGACGAGCTGATCGGCATCGAGGGCATCGATCACCTGACCTCGAACTCCCGTGAGCAGGTCTCCAGCATCACGATCGAGTTCGAGCTCTCGCGCGATCCCGACCTGGCCGCCGCCGACGTACGCGACCGGGTGGCGCGCGCGCGCAGCCGGCTGCCCGAGGACGTCGACGAGCCGATCGTCGCCAAGCAGGACGCCGACGCGAGCCCGGTGGTGTGGCTGGCGCTCCACGGCGGCAGGGACCAGATCGAGCTCACCCACATCGCGGAGAACCTGGTCCAGGACCGGCTCGCCAAGCTGCCCGGCGTCGGCGTCGTGATGATCGCCGGCGAGCGCCGCCGCTCGATGCGGATCTGGATCGACAACGACCGGCTCACCTCCTACCAGCTCACGGTGGCCGACGTGACGGCGGCGTTGCGCCGCGAGAACGTGGACATCCCGTCGGGCCGGATCGAAGGCAGCGAGCGCGAGTTCACGGTCCGTACGCTCGGCGAGCTCGACACGGCGGCGGCCTTCGAGGAGCTGATCATCGCCGACGTGGAGGGCTGGCCGGTCCGCCTGCGCGACCTGGCGCGGGTCGAGGTCGGTCCCGAGACGGAGCGCAAGATCGTGCGCTTCAACGGCAAGCCGGCCGTGGGCCTGGGCGTCGTGAAGCTCGCGAAGGCCAACACGGTGGCCGTGGCGGACGAGGTGCACGCGGAGCTCGAGCGGCTGGCCTCGGAGCTCCCGCCCGGCGTCGAGCTCACGGTCGCCTTCGACGGCTCGACCTTCATCCGCGACTCGATCGCGGGCGTGATCCACGCGCTGGTCGAGGCGGTCGTCCTGGTCCTGGTCGTGATCTGGCTGTTCCTGCGCACCCTGCGCGCCACGATCGTCCCCGCCGTCGCGATCCCGGTCTCGATCCTCGGCAGCTTCTCGATCCTCTACTTCGCGGGCTTCACGATCAACGTGCTGACGCTGATGGGGCTCACGCTCTCGATCGGCCTGGTGGTGGACGACGCGATCATCGTGCTCGAGAACATCGT
This DNA window, taken from Deltaproteobacteria bacterium, encodes the following:
- a CDS encoding efflux RND transporter periplasmic adaptor subunit, whose protein sequence is MFHLAPGGARVGPRGVPRSAPPPPGLLSALALALALVCACGSEEPAAGASGGPGPRPPAVEVVTLRPEPFQETAALLGELQADEWVVLKPEIAGVVETVGFREGEAVEQGAVLFQLRDDEQAARLDEAIAERALAEDEFQRTRRLASENVAAEIQLERDRAELAVARAREERYRAELERTRVRAPFDGRVGARLVSPGARVTPGDELVRIDAVDPMELVFTIPEAVLPQVRTGAGFELEVAAYPGRRFPGTISFVAPTVDSANRRILVKGRVPNTEHLLLPGMFATVQAQLGVREAFLVPEEAVVSDPEGFYVWRIDSDDGAERVPVELGGRADARVEIKAGLRPGDRIVTAGVHKVRAGEKVTPVAASGGPAAPRAAAGAPGGA
- the thrH gene encoding bifunctional phosphoserine phosphatase/homoserine phosphotransferase ThrH — its product is MHVLCLDLEGVLVPEIWIGVAERTGIAELRVTTRDEPDYDKLMRRRLAILEREGLGLPDIQAVIDALGPLPGARDFLDWARERLQVLILSDTFYEFARPLMRALGWPTLLCHRLVVAEDGRIADYRLRQPDQKREAVRALHGLRFRVVAAGDSYNDTAMLAEADAGILFRPPDNVIREFPRFPVTRDYAELRAAVEKATAEFP
- a CDS encoding phytanoyl-CoA dioxygenase family protein, with the protein product MSDGFALRDDERGSWERDGFFLRARVFSGQEVETLRAAAERVAVVAARIAASEGRAYEVDGNRYADAGDMTVQYEHGPGSGPKGHGGTPALRVVEPFHHLDPVFEHLVADPRLVEPMCGLVGAERVALWTDKLNFKRPEEGSAFRWHQDSPYWAHVSRHLDRLPNLMLALDDADEGNGCLRVVRGSHRRGLLPGRQGDGVLGPLFTDPHAFDEREQVAAVMPAGSLLFFSPHTVHGSQPNRSHRARRACVITYQPPGFDMFKLRGRRELGVGTPA